In the genome of Shewanella glacialimarina, one region contains:
- the mreD gene encoding rod shape-determining protein MreD, with the protein MSAHIPNGRLVVWITLFIGMMFQIMPLPHVVAAWRPDWLLMVMIYWAMALPHRYSILTAWVLGVLLDVLLGATLGIRGLAFALITYVVVMHFQRLRNFPRWQQTLLIAMFICIYHFVIYWAEYVLVGKTPFKTDMFLPAFSSVLIWWWVFWILRNIRRRYKVR; encoded by the coding sequence ATGAGCGCTCATATCCCCAATGGCCGTCTAGTGGTTTGGATTACATTATTTATTGGCATGATGTTCCAGATTATGCCATTGCCCCATGTGGTTGCTGCATGGCGTCCTGATTGGCTGTTGATGGTGATGATATATTGGGCAATGGCATTGCCGCACCGTTATAGTATTTTGACGGCTTGGGTGTTAGGCGTGTTATTGGACGTATTACTTGGCGCCACATTAGGGATAAGAGGGCTAGCTTTCGCACTCATAACTTATGTTGTCGTGATGCATTTTCAACGTTTACGTAATTTTCCCCGCTGGCAACAAACACTGCTGATTGCAATGTTTATTTGTATCTATCATTTTGTTATTTATTGGGCCGAATATGTGCTCGTTGGCAAAACGCCTTTCAAAACCGATATGTTTTTACCTGCATTTTCAAGCGTACTAATTTGGTGGTGGGTATTTTGGATACTGAGAAATATTCGCCGTAGGTATAAAGTACGTTAG